One window from the genome of Amphiprion ocellaris isolate individual 3 ecotype Okinawa chromosome 23, ASM2253959v1, whole genome shotgun sequence encodes:
- the si:cabz01007794.1 gene encoding putative ferric-chelate reductase 1 gives MDNRLVFTVLVVMMSLNFMGAYTQSSTTTTAAATTAAATTTAAATTTPPPPLAMAPALVMAPLLVMAPAPATTTTPTPTTAAATTTGIPNVTMMASPNMTMTTPNMTMMTSPNMTMTTLNMTAAPATTNAATTGTTASLCPIPQTSVNRSQCATQKLCAAEPSGCDPSTDTSCFFTSAQQNSGQKFTFELTGVSTGFIAVILLRDPTPESINTAYVCINKNGMVDVHIAIFVNNNTLILTKLAVTCVSGRINGDRIECTFCVTIPDLTARTTSFALSVVNGTFSSTSVGLEIANEVLRSPLLNLAQPNVTVINVLNNSTTNHAITIQQSVMQALLITVATLGLSMI, from the exons ATGGACAACAGACTAGTCTTCACTGTCCTGGTTGTGATGATGTCCTTGAACTTTATGGGCGCCTACACTCAAAGCTCCACAACCACAACTGCGGCAGCAACAACTGCGGCAGCCACCACAACTGCAGCAGCCACAACGACACCCCCACCTCCACTTGCAATGGCACCTGCACTTGTAATGGCACCTTTACTTGTAATGGCACCTGCACCTGCCACCACAACGACACCAACCCCCACAACTGCAGCAGCCACCACAACTGGAATACCAAATGTGACAATGATGGCATCTCCAAACATGACAATGACAACACCAAACATGACAATGATGACATCTCCAAACATGACAATGACCACTCTAAACATGACAGCAGCTCCAGCAACAACCAACGCAGCAACAACTGGGACCACTGCGTCCCTATGTCCAATTCCTCAA ACATCTGTTAATAGGTCACAATGTGCAACACAAAAGCTCTGTGCAGCGGAGCCCTCCGGTTGTGACCCCTCTACAGACACGTCATGCTTCTTTACATCCGCCCAGCAGAACAGTGGCCAAAAATTTACGTTTGAGCTCACAGGAGTATCTACTGGCTTCATTGCTGTGATCCTGTTACGTGATCCTACACCG GAAAGCATCAACACAGCCTATGTCTGCATTAACAAAAATGGCATGGTTGACGTCCACATCGCCATATTTGTCAACAACAACACGCTCATTTTGACAAAA TTGGCCGTGACCTGTGTGAGTGGCAGAATCAACGGAGACAGAATTGAGTGCACCTTTTGTGTCACAATACCAGATTTGACTGCTCGAACAACAAGTTTCGCACTTTCAGTCGTCAATGGAACTTTCAGCTCCA cTTCTGTTGGTCTGGAAATTGCCAACGAAGTACTAAGAAGCCCTCTTTTGAATCTGGCACAACCAAATGTTACTGTCATCAATGTGCTTAATAACTCCACCACTAATCACGCAATCACAATCCAGCAATCAGTAATGCAAG CTCTACTGATCACTGTGGCTACCCTGGGTCTAAGTATGATATGA
- the LOC129348203 gene encoding threonine-rich protein-like, which translates to MDNRLLFTVLVVMMSLNFMGTYAQTSPPLPPPPPPPPPAPSTTTAAATTTAAATTTAPTTTTAPTTTTAPTTTTAPTTTTAATTTPTTTTAPTTTPTPTTTTAAITTGTPNITITTPATTGPTTTDHAITIQQSVMQALLITVATLGLSMI; encoded by the exons ATGGACAACAGACTACTCTTCACTGTCCTGGTTGTGATGATGTCCTTGAACTTTATGGGCACCTATGCTCAAACATCCCCACCCctacccccacccccacccccacccccacccgcACCATCCACCACAACTGCAGCAGCCACCACAACTGCAGCAGCcaccacaactgcaccaaccaccacaactgcaccaaccaccacaactgcaccaacgaccacaactgcaccaaccACCACAACTGCAGCCACCACGACACCAACcaccacaactgcaccaaccACCACACCAACACCAACCACCACAACTGCGGCAATCACAACTGGAACACCAAACATTACAATCACCACTCCAGCAACAACTGGTCCCACAACCACTGATCACGCAATCACAATCCAGCAATCAGTAATGCAAG CTCTACTGATCACTGTGGCTACCCTGGGTCTAAGTATGatatga